One window of the Macaca thibetana thibetana isolate TM-01 chromosome 1, ASM2454274v1, whole genome shotgun sequence genome contains the following:
- the UBE2T gene encoding ubiquitin-conjugating enzyme E2 T isoform X2 has protein sequence MICELVEILGGANTPYEKGVFKLEVIIPERYPFEPPQIRFLTPIYHPNIDSAGRICLDVLKLPPKGAWRPSLNIATVLTSIQLLMSEPNPDDPLMADISSEFKYNKPVFLKNARQWTEKHARQKQKVDEEEMLDNIPEAGDSKVHNSTQKRKASKLVGVEKKFHPDI, from the exons ATGATCTGCGAGCTCGTAG aaatattaggTGGAGCCAACACACCTTATGAGAAAGGTGTTTTTAAGCTAGAAGTTATCATTCCTGAGAG GTACCCATTTGAACCTCCTCAGATCCGATTTCTCACTCCAATTTATCATCCAAACATTGATTCTGCTGGAAGGATTTGTCTGGATGTTCTCAAATTGCCACCAAAA GGTGCTTGGAGACCATCCCTCAACATCGCAACTGTGTTGACCTCTATTCAGCTGCTCATGTCAGAACCCAACCCTGATGACCCGCTCATGGCTGACATA TCCTcagaatttaaatataataagcCAGTCTTCCTCAAGAATGCCAGACAGTGGACAGAGAAGCATGCAAGACAGAAACAAAAG GTTGATGAGGAAGAGATGCTTGATAATATACCAGAGGCTGGCGACTCCAAAGTACACAACTCAACACAGAAAAGGAAGGCCAGTAAGCTAGTAGGCGTAGAAAAGAAATTTCATCCTGATATTTAG
- the UBE2T gene encoding ubiquitin-conjugating enzyme E2 T isoform X1 → MQRASRLKRELHMLATEPPPGITCWQDKDQMDDLRAQILGGANTPYEKGVFKLEVIIPERYPFEPPQIRFLTPIYHPNIDSAGRICLDVLKLPPKGAWRPSLNIATVLTSIQLLMSEPNPDDPLMADISSEFKYNKPVFLKNARQWTEKHARQKQKVDEEEMLDNIPEAGDSKVHNSTQKRKASKLVGVEKKFHPDI, encoded by the exons ATGCAGAGAGCTTCACGTCTGAAGAGAGAGCTGCACATGTTAGCCACAGAGCCACCCCCAGGCATCACATGTTGGCAAGATAAAGACCAAATGGATGATCTGCGAGCTC aaatattaggTGGAGCCAACACACCTTATGAGAAAGGTGTTTTTAAGCTAGAAGTTATCATTCCTGAGAG GTACCCATTTGAACCTCCTCAGATCCGATTTCTCACTCCAATTTATCATCCAAACATTGATTCTGCTGGAAGGATTTGTCTGGATGTTCTCAAATTGCCACCAAAA GGTGCTTGGAGACCATCCCTCAACATCGCAACTGTGTTGACCTCTATTCAGCTGCTCATGTCAGAACCCAACCCTGATGACCCGCTCATGGCTGACATA TCCTcagaatttaaatataataagcCAGTCTTCCTCAAGAATGCCAGACAGTGGACAGAGAAGCATGCAAGACAGAAACAAAAG GTTGATGAGGAAGAGATGCTTGATAATATACCAGAGGCTGGCGACTCCAAAGTACACAACTCAACACAGAAAAGGAAGGCCAGTAAGCTAGTAGGCGTAGAAAAGAAATTTCATCCTGATATTTAG